A window of Diospyros lotus cultivar Yz01 chromosome 14, ASM1463336v1, whole genome shotgun sequence contains these coding sequences:
- the LOC127789675 gene encoding U-box domain-containing protein 52-like, with amino-acid sequence MEEGNQWPAEDQKHHSWGVMSPEIVEVGEDSKSIISSRDGGFTDVYIAVGKDDMDVVKWAVDHAVSPGARIFLVHVFPPITSIPTPVGRLSRSQLSQEQVQFYIREENNRRRNLLQKYICLCNDAKVTVDTMLVESNSTAKAILELIPVLNITNLVMGTKRPPSSRRLMKGKGIGKGEFVQKNAPEFCEVTIVCDGKKLVEKLENGEQLVPSASPRHRRPDSTARPQSERNFFDCICFSAKSD; translated from the exons ATGGAGGAAGGGAATCAGTGGCCGGCAGAAGATCAGAAACACCATAGTTGGGGAGTAATGTCACCGGAAATTGTGGAGGTGGGAGAAGATAGCAAGAGCATAATAAGCAGCAGGGATGGTGGGTTCACTGATGTGTATATAGCTGTTGGGAAAGATGACATGGATGTGGTGAAATGGGCTGTAGATCATGCTGTCTCTCCGGGAGCTCGGATTTTCCTGGTTCATGTATTCCCTCCCATCACTTCCATCCCTACCCCTG TTGGGAGGCTTTCAAGAAGCCAGTTGAGCCAAGAACAGGTGCAATTCTACATCAGAGAAGAGAACAACCGAAGGAGGAACCTCCTGCAGAAATACATTTGCCTGTGCAACGATGCGAAG GTGACAGTGGACACAATGCTAGTGGAGAGCAATTCAACGGCCAAAGCAATTCTTGAACTTATTCCTGTCCTTAACATTACAAACCTTGTAATGGGAACCAAACGGCCGCCCTCCTCAAG GAGGCTGATGAAGGGAAAGGGAATAGGCAAGGGAGAGTTCGTGCAGAAGAATGCCCCAGAGTTTTGTGAAGTCACCATTGTTTGTGATGGCAAGAAGCTTGTGGAAAAACTGGAGAATGGCGAGCAGCTGGTTCCTTCAGCTTCACCCAGACACCGAAGGCCAGACAGTACTGCTCGGCCCCAATCTGAAAGGAACTTCTTTGACTGCATATGCTTCTCAGCCAAATCCGATTAA